Proteins encoded within one genomic window of Neodiprion fabricii isolate iyNeoFabr1 chromosome 6, iyNeoFabr1.1, whole genome shotgun sequence:
- the LOC124185245 gene encoding uncharacterized protein LOC124185245 — protein sequence MRVIAIFVTVLAVSLAAPTESGCYSGEVDASKKVEKSSPEGPVLQDESVQVEKEAEQMNKNPIGTEVKTQEAPDSAASDNEESNDDEVSTDKEPPYKKPTIDDYKDICRATTGVTFEQVAVLGEKLDDDAPQEMKCYVQCMEEYLGNVRDKVLERYDTMFYKTLQLVDENKDKGYEICDSIVTDDPCHSSYLKFACYLRAGK from the exons ATGAGAGTCATTGCTATTTTCGTCACCGTTTTGGCAGTATCGTTG GCAGCCCCAACGGAGTCAGGATGTTATTCTGGGGAGGTGGATGCGTCGAAGAAGGTGGAAAAGTCCTCTCCAGAAGGTCCTGTTCTGCAGGACGAAAGCGTCCAAGTGGAAAAGGAGGCGGAGCAGATGAATAAGAATCCGATTGGAACAGAAGTGAAGACTCAAGAAGCACCGGATTCTGCTGCATCTGATAATGAGGAAAGCAATGACGACGAAGTATCAACCGATAAGGAACCCCCGTACAAGAAGCCGACCATCGACGATTACAAGGATATATGCCGAGCGACAACTGGAGTCACATTTGAGCAAGTTGCGGTTCTCGGCGAGAAATTGGACGACGATGCTCCGCAGGAAATGAAGTGCTACGTTCAGTGTATGGAGGAGTATCTTGGAAAC GTACGTGATAAAGTGTTGGAAAGGTACGATACCATGTTTTACAAGACCTTGCAGCTCGTGGATGAGAATAAGGACAAAGGTTACGAAATATGCGACAGCATAG TGACTGACGATCCTTGCCATTCGtcgtatttgaaatttgcCTGTTACTTGAGAGCAGGGAAGTAG
- the LOC124185252 gene encoding general odorant-binding protein 83a-like, producing MNYLLSGFACLFIVTQIVGAEAIDHHLEIRQKCFAEHGLEHASGSAAYFENPKSKCYLKCFFEHNKLFHANGDFDIAAALVLVDESIRDQARPLGEKCAGEHNKIADRCEKAYEVMKCFFKASPELFPHLGVFEPPHA from the exons ATGAACTACTTACTTTCCGGGTTTGCCTGCCTGTTTATTGTAACGCAG atagTCGGTGCAGAAGCAATTGACCATCATCTGGAAATCAGGCAAAAGTGTTTCGCCGAACATGGTTTGGAACATG CATCAGGAAGCGCGGCGTATTTCGAAAATCCAAAGTCAAAGTGCTACCTGAAATGTTTCTTCGAGCACAACAAATTG TTCCATGCAAACGGTGATTTTGACATCGCCGCGGCACTCGTGCTGGTCGACGAGTCAATTCGCGATCAGGCGAGACCATTGGGGGAAAAATGTGCGGGCGAGCACAACAAAATTGCGGATAGATGCGAGAAGGCGTACGAAGTGATGAAGTGCTTCTTCAAGGCATCTCCAGAG CTCTTCCCACACCTGGGAGTATTCGAGCCCCCTCACGCCTGA